The following DNA comes from Cuculus canorus isolate bCucCan1 chromosome 7, bCucCan1.pri, whole genome shotgun sequence.
aggaggaaaacagggggaaaagaaatctctgGCTGAGCCAGAAACCAGAATGAAACTATGCAGCCTTTTAATCCATTCCCctgcagagagaggcagaacaGTAACACTCATTAAACTGAGGAAAGTAACCTCTCTGGAAGCATTTTAATAACCTTCTGGAAGGTCCATGGGCTCCTCATGTGTTTTGATCCTCTGTTCATGAGGAGGtgcttttcatttgctctgCACTTGTACATCCCTGAACACATTACTAGAGGTGATGTTGGCTCTATAGGTACTATCCTGGTCCTGCTCTGCAAGTTTGTGCAGACATGAATGCCACCATTAGGGAGCAACCATGTCAGTGAAGAACTGAGGAGCTAGGGCTTTGCGTACCAGGGAATCAACATCATGACATGGACCATAAATTGCTGGTAATAATTATAACTTCAATTTCATTTTAGTCAAAAATAATATGTATTATAAAAATCTAGCAGCAGCATGTACCACAGTGAGAAATGTGGTATTGCAATGCTCATAATCTCTCTAGAGAAGTTATCTGCCTGAATTAGGCTGTACATCAGGCTAATTGTCTAATTTCACTGTTGGGATACAGTGAGAGTTGGACACTAATTTGTTACTCAGTTGTTGCCAATGCAAAGCGAGGGCTCCTCTCTGGTTGAATCACCCTAGCCTAGGTGCCTCACACAGAGTACTGTTGGAATTATTTGACTTTCACACATCGTGTCATGTCTTATCCTTCGCACATTAAAGTAATCCTTCATTTCCAATATCCcttcaaaacttattttttaaaaaattcttcatttttttgggGATTTAGGCCAACCACAGTTTTGATTTTCTTGGGAGTTGGAGAGGACTTTCAAGTGGGTACTCTTTATACCTGAAGAGTGAGACCAGCACTTTCTGTGAGGCAAATATCCCATGTTCAACAGATTGGtgttcatgttttctttcctaggtgcatttccattttttttgtggagttCCAGGCATACTTCGGGCAGGATTATGCCAGAACGGCTTGGATCCACTCCATTGTCGACTGTGCTACGATGCTTTGTGGTGTGTATTACCTTCTTAAGACAAAtatgtctgctttttcttcagttctatCTGGTTTTCACATGTTCACAAGTTGGTGGTGTCAGCTGGGAAAGAGAGATACTGTAGACTATCTGGGATATCATAGtctagtttgggttggaggggacctcaaagatcatccagttccaacccccctgccatgggcagggacatcccactagatcaggctgcccaaggccccatccaacctggctttggacacctctggggatggggcagccacaacctccctgggcaacctgtgccagtgtctcaccgctctcacagtgaagagattcttcctaatgtccagtctaaatctgcccctctccagattatacccattcccccttggtCCTACCCCATGAACCTATATGGCATAGTCAAGCTGCTACCCCTAGCATAATTGCACAGAAAGGGAGCGTCTTTGCAGAatagaaaagaagcagaacttcattttttcagatgatgtaagttttctgaaatgtaCTCTTGTTGAGGTATGATGAGACAAGTTATATTGACAGCTACTGAGTACTTagttttttgcattttgtttgaaTTCATATTTGAGACTTAGCATGGAATGTAACATCTTGCCTTCAGATCAGGTCACAGTCTTCCTCCTTTTAGCAAACTTGTAAGCTCAGTCTTTTCCCCTAAAAGAAAACTCAGAGTTACCAGAAAATAACAGGCATTCATACAGCAGTTGTACCGAATTTCTCATGGGTTTACTTTAAAATTGTACAACTAGGTGAAAATCTATCCCTAATCATTTGGAAGAGAGTTAATCCATGAGAATTGCTGTGAAGGCACAGAGACACAGCTGGAATGAGATGTAGCAACTCTCCTGTGTCAGCCAGGTTATatcttgtgaaaaaaagagaaattaggaTAACCTTGCCATGGTATTGCAGGTAACAGAGAGGGAGGGGACTGATGATGACACCCCATGGTAGAGGTAGGATGAAATGAGAGCTGTCAATGTTGAAAAAGTGCATGAGAAGGGGTAACAGCCCTTGAGATGGACTGAAAGATGAGACCACTCCTGTTGCGCCCATAAGgccagggaggagcagggaaggatgCTTGACGTTACTGAGCAGTGAAGTGCAAATTCCAGGTTGGGGGAGATCTTAGTGTTGTAATCGTAGAGTAATGAACACTGTGGGCTATTGTTGTGTCCTGTCTTGGActcaaaaatcacagaatagtctTGCAACAAAATTTGTGAGAGGACTTGCCATTAACTACcagctttctttgtttctttgaagcACCACTTGGGAGTTTAATCAGTAATCATGTGTCCTGCCAAGTTGGTATCATGCTAGGAGGGCTGCTTGCATCTACCGGACTAATTTTGAGTTCATTTGCCACCAGCCTGGAACATCTCTACTTGTCATTAGGAGTCCTTACAGGTAGGAGGCATTCAGCCCCTTTATTCCTTCCAGGAAACAACACAGCAGTGttaaaaattattatctttCCTTTCAAGATAGGTAGTATCTTCTCCACGCCATGTTGCCACTGCACTGGTCAGTAGAGATAACTCAGAACTGTTCCCTTCACTGTAAAAGCGAGGCTTTGGTTGCCCCTCTAAGAGCTTCAGCACTCAGTGAGTCTAATGCAGCCCAAATGCAGCACCCTGCAAAAGCAACTCTAACTTCTTTTAGGGAGAGGACTGTGGTTAAGGTTCTGAAATGATGGGAGGTCAGGAAGGACTGCTCTTGCAGGCGAGACACAAAGGTTTCCTGGTTTTGCCTGTGATTTGGGAAGAGTTTGTTATAGCAGGAGTTCTAGACTGctccaaaatatttccatatttagaaaaaaaagtttaaatcaAGACAAAAAAGTAAGCAAGCAGAAGAACACTGGCTGAATACCTGGTACTCAACTGTGCACCTTATTTTTGCCTGTGTTCTGTtccatttgaaaagcaaaacagttgCTGATTGGTAGTGTTGCTGTAGTAGCTCCTCCATTTATattcaaatggaaacaaatatcTTTGCTCTGTCCTATCTCCCTGTGTTTGTTGTGCACAGAGGAACTTGAGAGGTGACCATGGTCACACTGACATTCCTTCCTTATTAATACTGACCTGGTAGCCACGGTGATATAAGCCTTTGTACTTGGTCCCCTGCTGTTTAGTAACAAGTTGGTGGAATTACTGCAGTTCACATTCTGCCAACAGcttatttgttgaaaaaaaaataaagaatcctTATTGTAGTGCATGTCACTCCTGTATTACAATGTTAATCTTTGACAAATGtgttcataaaaaataaaaaggctcCTTGTAACTTGAGGGACTGTGCCACATACCATGCTAATGCCCCTGAGGCTTCCTTAGGGACAACCTCAGTAAGTACTGAGGTGGAAAAGCAGTTGCACTTTGTACATGGAGTTGTAAAGAGCCAGTTCAGCAAGCGCTGAACTTCTAGTCTGTGAGGATTGGTTAATGGGGAGGTGAACTGTTGGTAAAGGCTAGATATGGTGCCCCAATCCAGAGAATGTGTGGGAGCATAACTGGTGAATGGCTGAATCTATAAAAGTTTCAGTACTCGAAACTGTGAAGAGTGAAGCAGAGGTGAGATGAGGGAGTGACTCTAAGTATCAGAGTTCTTTCTAAGagagatgaaaatgttttcagctcCAAACTTTGATTTCCACTTTTCACAGGACAtttatgggcttttttttgtgacCTATTTTCCCCTGACAAGTCACTTAAATAAATGGTAAATGTGCCAAACAGAGTATGATTTTTCACAGCTCTCGAGTGATGATAGCCTAtctcagggctgctcctccagctctgctgataACACAGTTCcaagcccagctctctgccATGCTCCTCCCTTTGCCTCCTGAGGGGTGGCAGAGCGGGCACTTGCAGCCTGGAGTCTCTCTAATCCACTTATCCCGTCATGGCAGGCTTAGTGCCTGTCTGGCACAGTGCAGCCTTTGAGGAGGACGTGGCAAGCTGGTTACGGGGCTGGGTGATTATCTTCTCTATTGACAAGTTCTGCCAGAGGCTGTGGGGACTGTTTTGCACTCAGTCCAGGACACACTCCAAAACCCTGATCAGGAACACATTTCTGCAGCTGGTTCAGAAATATATGGGGTTTAGTGTTCGGGCAATCATTTGGTCCTTAAAATTTGCTCTCTGGTTCTGCAGCAGAGACCACAATATTTTTCCAAGTCTGAGAGGTGGATCCTATTTGTTCACTAAATCAAACATGGCATTGTTTCGTGaggctttttctcccctcttttcttaTAGGCAGAGACTTAAAAtggtcagcagcagctgcagcatgaGGTTTGTTTAGCTAACTAAAAAAGGTTTATTGTAGAGTATTAGGAACAGAGACAGACTCTTTGTACTGTGTTTCAGAGACCTGAAAACTAATGTTCAGGGTTGCAATAGACTGAAGCACAAAGTGGGTAGTGCCTTGTCAGGACAGTGTGCCCAGTGCCCAGTGCAGACCCTGGGGCAAGACCTCATCTTGCATCCAGGAGAGGCTGACACACCGTTTCTCTGATGTTTATTGATTGTCCTTGTTCTTGTTGTTAAGTGGACCCCACTACTTGTTTCCGAGCCTTGTTATCATGGATTAATGATGATCCATAAGGTTTGTCAAGTCAGTAAACCTGACAGTGGAAGAAAGAATTTATCCTGGTTTCTCTTCACACTGTGACTGGGCTGCGTGATGCAGCACCAGAAAAAGATTTCTGTTCAATTTCTCTAATGAAAGTaggttatttgttttaatttaatgtgtTCCATGTGTTGTGCTTAGTATTAATCCATTTGCACTGTGCTTTCACTTCTAGGACTTGGGTTTGCACTCTGTTATTCTCCAGCCATCGCGATGGTGGGCAAATatttcaacaaaagaaaagcactggcATATGGAATAGCCATGTCAGGAAGTGGAATTGGTACCTTCATCCTGGCCCCTGTGGTCCAGCTCTTAATCGAGCAGTTTTCCTGGCGTGGAGCTTTACTCATCTTGggaggttttgttttaaacctcTGTGTCTGTGGTGCCTTGATGCGGCCTATTGCTCTTAAGGAGGACCGTAAAAATGCCCCTGAGATTCTTGAACACGATTTTGCCCCCGAAGCACAGAAACAAGACTTAAAACGAATATCCGTCTGTTCACCCTTAATCAAAACATGGTCTCATGAATGTTTATGCTACTGTTCATGGAAGGAATATGACTTTTTACTAATGCCAGGCTTCATGGTGCTGGCAGTGTCGGTTTTATTTATGGCATATGGCTGTAGCCCTCTTTTTGTCTACTTAGTGCCTTATGCTTTGAGTGTTGGAGTGAGTCATCACCAAGCTGCCTTCCTCATGTCCATACTTGGTGTCATAGACATCATTGGTAATATCACCTTTGGATGGCTAACAGACAGAAGGTAATGGCTTATGGCTGAGCAAATGTAAGCTTTAGCTGGTGGGAGGCTGGATGCAAGTGAGGTGTAATACATATAGAAGTTAACATTACAGACTTTTTCTGTAGCATGTGTAATTTAAAGACGTGCCCCTTTCCTCCTCCGCCTCGTTTATCTTTCACGAATGCTTGCTATTAATGTTTTTAAGTCTTCTGAGTTTCATCAGTTCTGctggtttaatttctttttttcctgaagaaattaTGTGTTTGTGCAAAGCTCTTGCATTTCACAGTGGAAATGTAACCCCCTACCTGAGGTATGTTGAGCGTGATCCTCTGTACCTATTTCCTAGAAGTTCTCACTCTacttcctctgcctttccacCTCTTTTGTGCTGCTGGGGAGGCACAGAAATCATGGAAAAGGGTCAAGGGTCTGTCCCAACACCATCAGGCCTGTATTCAGACAGACTGACCAAAAATTGTTATACGTTTTCCAGTACGTAAGGACTCGCCAAGCTTTGCTAACTTAGGTCACTCCAAACATTTGTGTGCAGCATCTGTAACATCAGTATAGACTAGCTAAAtcaagaattattttgaatCTAAAGGGCACATTCTTTGTCCTTATATATTTTGTGGGAAAAAATCAGTTATTGGTTTTGTGGGGCGGGGAGAAAGGGAATTGCCATTTCACTTAGCTAATGCTAACTCCAGTATTTAAAGGCTGATGCGAAGCATGACAGCTAAGAGAGgtatactgaaatatttttttgcataataCTGGGAGGACCTTACTGAGCTGGGATGTAAAACCTGATGGAATACTGCTTTGAACACTGAAACTTCACAGGGCTGCAAAATCCTGGCACCAGAGCAGCTCCCCTGACTAGGGGCAGCCCAAAGAACATGGCAAGAAGCACAAGCTGCTGCTTATCAGATGTTTCTACAGCCTTAGGTGGGCTTGTCAgtgttgagcttttcatcttGTAGACTGTGTAAGAAAACGAACATGAATTTGGGCTATACGAAAGAAAGTGAGTGACTGAAGTGATGCATGCCAGGGCATAGGAACTGAGATCCTGTGTGCAGTGTTAATCGTTTTTTTTTC
Coding sequences within:
- the SLC16A12 gene encoding monocarboxylate transporter 12 isoform X2 gives rise to the protein MASPQGARRAGPPDGGWGWMIVAGCFLVTICTRAVTRCISIFFVEFQAYFGQDYARTAWIHSIVDCATMLCAPLGSLISNHVSCQVGIMLGGLLASTGLILSSFATSLEHLYLSLGVLTGLGFALCYSPAIAMVGKYFNKRKALAYGIAMSGSGIGTFILAPVVQLLIEQFSWRGALLILGGFVLNLCVCGALMRPIALKEDRKNAPEILEHDFAPEAQKQDLKRISVCSPLIKTWSHECLCYCSWKEYDFLLMPGFMVLAVSVLFMAYGCSPLFVYLVPYALSVGVSHHQAAFLMSILGVIDIIGNITFGWLTDRRCLKKHRHFCYLFAVGMDGLCCLFLPVLKNFPLLVPFSFTFGYFDGAYVTLIPVVTADVVGTSSLSSALGVVYFLHAIPYLVSPPVAGWLVDTTGSYTASFLLCGFSMIFSSTLLCFARLAKKFKRTHLQSFTNGTNTKQHIWTNGAIAYSVTAELDQKDVELFAVDTNSYSNR